In one window of Meiothermus sp. DNA:
- the rpe gene encoding ribulose-phosphate 3-epimerase: MPKLRVAPSILTADFARLGEQIQEAEAAGVDWIHLDVMDGRFVPNLTFGPLVVEAIRKVTGLPLDVHLMIVEPERYLKDFAQAGADWITVHAEATPHAHRAVQQIKELGKKAGLALNPATPLEAMLPLLPELDLALLMSVNPGFGGQKYIPASTERIQRLRGLRDHLNPGCLIQVDGGIKPENVATVYRAGADVVVVGSALFNKRPVAENMEKLLGEVYAVGPR; encoded by the coding sequence ATGCCTAAACTGCGGGTGGCCCCTTCCATCCTCACCGCGGACTTTGCCCGTCTGGGTGAGCAAATCCAGGAGGCCGAGGCGGCAGGGGTGGACTGGATTCACCTCGATGTGATGGACGGGCGCTTTGTGCCCAATCTGACCTTTGGCCCGCTGGTGGTGGAAGCCATCCGCAAGGTCACCGGGCTGCCCCTGGATGTGCACCTGATGATTGTGGAGCCCGAGCGCTACCTGAAGGACTTTGCCCAGGCCGGTGCGGACTGGATTACCGTGCATGCCGAGGCCACGCCCCACGCCCACCGGGCGGTGCAGCAAATCAAAGAACTAGGCAAGAAGGCCGGACTGGCCCTCAACCCGGCCACGCCGCTGGAGGCCATGCTGCCCTTGCTGCCCGAACTCGACCTGGCCCTCCTGATGAGCGTGAACCCCGGCTTCGGCGGGCAAAAGTACATCCCCGCCAGCACCGAGCGCATCCAGCGCCTGCGCGGCCTGCGCGATCACCTGAACCCTGGTTGCCTGATCCAGGTCGATGGGGGCATCAAGCCCGAGAACGTGGCCACGGTCTATCGGGCCGGGGCCGATGTGGTGGTGGTAGGGAGCGCTTTGTTCAACAAGCGGCCGGTGGCCGAAAATATGGAGAAACTGCTAGGAGAAGTGTATGCCGTTGGTCCTAGGTAA
- the cbbX gene encoding CbbX protein produces the protein MTDTVNTADLKALLRQTGVPEVLERLERELVGLIPVKTRIHEIAAYLVVDKLRRELGLEATRPVLHMAFTGNPGTGKTTVAMRMATILHRLGYIRRDHLVVASRDDLVGQYIGHTAPKTKEILKRAMGGVLFIDEAYSLYRAENERDYGQETIEILLQVMENQREDLVVILAGYEDKMEQFFALNPGMRSRIAHHIRFPDYTEEELVAIGKLMIAEQNYYLDELAERAFVEYVRCRRMLPNFANARSIRNAIDRFKLRQAKRLFEQAGQVTADDLRRIAVEDIRASEVFRECQELEKGGEHAP, from the coding sequence ATGACCGATACTGTGAACACCGCCGACCTCAAGGCCTTGCTGCGACAGACCGGGGTACCCGAGGTGCTGGAGCGCCTGGAGCGGGAGTTGGTGGGGTTGATTCCGGTCAAGACCCGTATCCATGAAATAGCAGCTTACCTGGTGGTGGATAAGTTGCGCCGTGAGCTGGGATTGGAGGCGACCCGCCCGGTGTTGCACATGGCTTTTACGGGCAATCCTGGTACTGGCAAAACCACCGTGGCCATGCGGATGGCCACCATCCTGCACCGGCTGGGCTACATCCGCCGCGATCACCTGGTGGTGGCCAGCCGCGACGACCTGGTCGGCCAGTACATCGGCCACACCGCCCCCAAAACCAAGGAGATCTTGAAGCGGGCCATGGGCGGCGTTTTGTTCATCGACGAAGCTTACAGTCTCTATCGCGCCGAGAACGAAAGAGACTACGGTCAGGAGACCATTGAAATTCTACTGCAGGTAATGGAAAACCAGCGGGAGGACTTGGTGGTGATCCTAGCCGGTTATGAAGACAAGATGGAGCAATTTTTTGCGCTCAACCCTGGAATGCGCTCGCGTATTGCTCACCATATTCGCTTTCCCGATTACACCGAAGAGGAGCTAGTGGCCATCGGCAAGCTGATGATTGCCGAGCAGAACTACTACCTGGATGAATTGGCAGAGCGAGCTTTCGTGGAGTATGTGCGGTGTCGCAGGATGCTGCCCAACTTTGCCAATGCCAGGAGCATTCGCAATGCTATCGACCGCTTTAAGCTACGTCAGGCCAAACGACTCTTCGAGCAGGCGGGCCAGGTTACTGCGGACGACCTGCGTCGCATAGCTGTGGAAGACATACGGGCCAGCGAGGTTTTTCGCGAGTGTCAGGAGTTAGAGAAAGGAGGGGAGCATGCCCCATAG
- a CDS encoding phosphoribulokinase codes for MPHRPFMLGIAGDSGVGKTTISSGIARLLGQERTTNICVDDYHKYDRKQRAELKITPLNPECNYMDIMEQHVRLLSLGEPVLKPVYNHATGTFDPPIYIPPPRAIKDHARLIPRAVVLEGLLTLFSEPMRERYHLKVYLDPEEDLRREWKVKRDVAKRGYTPEQVVADIERRMPDSKAFIWPQKEYADIVVRFYRPEGYDPEKPSTLSVRITLKRSLPKLDLTEVLHSAYEDEPSVIRLEARKEADILDISGGMEPERAAVFERLIWEQLGQHAEHFNPELIGTFWDKGGQSYPLALTQLVIAYYLVHMREQAIQKGALAYA; via the coding sequence ATGCCCCATAGACCTTTTATGCTGGGCATCGCAGGTGACTCGGGGGTGGGCAAGACCACCATCAGCAGCGGCATCGCCCGCTTGCTGGGGCAGGAGCGCACCACCAACATCTGCGTGGACGACTACCACAAATACGACCGCAAGCAGCGGGCCGAACTGAAAATCACCCCACTCAACCCCGAGTGCAACTACATGGACATCATGGAGCAGCACGTGCGGCTACTGTCATTAGGTGAGCCCGTCCTCAAACCTGTGTACAATCATGCTACAGGTACCTTTGATCCCCCCATTTACATTCCACCCCCAAGGGCCATCAAAGATCATGCTCGACTGATTCCTCGAGCGGTCGTTTTGGAGGGCTTGTTGACCCTCTTTTCTGAGCCCATGCGCGAGCGCTACCACCTGAAGGTCTATTTAGACCCCGAGGAAGACCTGCGCCGGGAGTGGAAGGTCAAGCGCGATGTGGCCAAGCGGGGCTACACCCCCGAGCAGGTAGTGGCCGACATCGAGCGGCGGATGCCCGACTCCAAAGCCTTCATCTGGCCCCAGAAGGAGTATGCCGATATCGTCGTGCGTTTTTACCGGCCCGAGGGCTACGACCCCGAGAAGCCCAGCACCCTCTCGGTGCGCATCACCCTCAAGCGCAGCCTGCCTAAGCTCGACCTGACCGAAGTGCTGCACTCGGCTTACGAAGACGAACCCTCGGTGATAAGGCTCGAGGCCCGCAAAGAGGCCGATATCCTGGATATTTCCGGGGGTATGGAACCAGAGCGGGCAGCGGTCTTCGAGCGGCTTATCTGGGAGCAGCTCGGCCAGCACGCCGAGCACTTTAACCCCGAACTTATCGGTACCTTCTGGGACAAAGGGGGGCAGAGCTACCCGCTGGCCCTGACCCAGCTCGTCATCGCGTATTATCTGGTACATATGCGCGAGCAGGCTATCCAAAAAGGAGCCCTGGCCTATGCCTAA
- the soxC gene encoding sulfite dehydrogenase, giving the protein MNRRKLLQLLSKGAAAGAFVKLSGGQAQSKIPQGATDTMKVLGATLREYGERSEFEKDVIRYISPNLRSRHTGADFAPLEKLEGIITPSSLHFERHHGGVPNVNPADYRLVIHGMVERPLMFTLQDLKRFPSVTRTYFIECAGNGQNGYRNPPDMTLTATRSRGLVSNSSWTGVPLSILLKEAGLKEGARWLIPEGQDAAAYTRSLPLEKALDDVLVAYAQNGEAIRPEQGYPVRLVVPGWEGSIQVKWLRRIQVTDTPVMSKDETSEYTDVMADGKIYAFTWVMDPESIITYPSGLQQIQRGFHEIRGLAWSGHGRIRRVEISLDGGKSWKQASLEPAPDALSVVRFKYNWVWDGKETVIMSRAWDEKGNTQPTQEEFFAKWARNNRYHYNAIQAWRIGADGKVVNGDKTLAGAPAQLGAVGRGGCGGES; this is encoded by the coding sequence ATGAATCGTCGTAAGCTGTTGCAACTCTTGAGCAAAGGGGCGGCTGCCGGAGCTTTCGTCAAGCTCTCTGGGGGCCAGGCCCAGAGCAAAATTCCCCAGGGCGCCACCGATACCATGAAGGTGCTGGGAGCTACCTTGCGCGAGTACGGAGAGCGCAGTGAGTTCGAGAAGGATGTAATTCGCTACATCTCCCCCAACCTGCGCAGCCGCCACACCGGCGCCGACTTTGCCCCATTGGAGAAGCTCGAGGGCATCATCACCCCCAGCTCGCTGCATTTCGAGCGGCACCACGGCGGGGTGCCCAACGTGAACCCCGCGGACTACCGGCTGGTAATTCACGGGATGGTCGAGCGGCCTTTAATGTTCACCCTGCAAGACCTCAAGCGCTTCCCCTCAGTAACCCGCACCTACTTCATCGAGTGCGCAGGCAATGGGCAAAACGGTTACCGCAACCCTCCCGACATGACCCTCACCGCCACCCGCAGCCGGGGGCTGGTCTCGAACTCTTCCTGGACGGGGGTGCCCCTCTCCATTTTGCTCAAAGAGGCCGGCCTCAAGGAAGGAGCGCGCTGGCTGATTCCCGAAGGCCAGGACGCCGCCGCTTACACCCGCAGCCTGCCGCTGGAAAAGGCCCTGGACGACGTGTTGGTAGCCTACGCCCAGAACGGCGAGGCCATCCGGCCCGAGCAGGGCTACCCGGTGCGGCTGGTGGTGCCGGGCTGGGAGGGGAGCATCCAGGTCAAGTGGTTGCGGCGCATCCAGGTGACCGATACTCCGGTCATGAGCAAGGACGAAACCTCGGAGTACACCGATGTGATGGCCGATGGCAAAATCTACGCCTTCACCTGGGTGATGGATCCGGAATCTATCATCACTTATCCTTCGGGGTTGCAGCAGATTCAGCGGGGCTTCCACGAGATTCGCGGCCTGGCCTGGAGCGGCCACGGACGCATTCGCCGGGTGGAAATTTCGCTGGACGGCGGTAAATCCTGGAAGCAAGCCAGCCTCGAGCCCGCCCCCGACGCTTTATCGGTGGTGCGCTTTAAGTACAACTGGGTTTGGGACGGTAAGGAAACGGTCATTATGAGCCGGGCCTGGGACGAAAAAGGCAATACCCAGCCCACCCAGGAGGAGTTCTTTGCCAAGTGGGCCCGCAACAACCGCTACCACTACAACGCCATCCAGGCCTGGCGGATTGGCGCCGACGGCAAGGTGGTCAACGGCGACAAGACCTTAGCGGGTGCACCCGCCCAGCTCGGCGCAGTGGGCCGGGGCGGCTGTGGAGGTGAGTCCTGA
- a CDS encoding DsrE family protein produces MKSVDRRGLIRMAAWLGALPLFQAQANDKLNYSQFKKETPMAALYHCDYGTPDRFAQTLTNMSNHLSVYDNDPFKLKLVMVVHGQGIKFFLKDLEGLPQAWTAEKFDQEAIFSRIKQLASLGVEYYVCQITFARNNIPESKLRSDDFIKWVPSGVGAVAELQAKGYAYIKAG; encoded by the coding sequence ATGAAGTCTGTGGATCGCCGCGGGTTGATTCGGATGGCTGCTTGGCTGGGTGCCCTGCCTTTGTTCCAGGCCCAGGCCAACGATAAGCTCAACTATAGCCAGTTCAAAAAAGAAACACCCATGGCCGCCCTCTATCACTGCGACTACGGCACGCCAGACCGCTTTGCCCAGACCCTGACCAACATGAGCAACCACCTGTCGGTCTACGACAACGACCCCTTCAAGCTGAAGTTGGTGATGGTAGTCCACGGGCAGGGGATCAAGTTTTTTCTGAAAGACCTCGAGGGCCTGCCCCAGGCCTGGACAGCCGAAAAGTTCGATCAGGAGGCCATCTTCAGCCGCATCAAACAGTTGGCTTCCCTGGGGGTGGAGTACTACGTCTGCCAGATCACTTTCGCCCGCAACAACATTCCTGAAAGCAAACTGCGCTCGGACGATTTCATCAAGTGGGTGCCATCGGGGGTCGGGGCTGTGGCCGAATTGCAAGCCAAGGGCTATGCCTATATCAAGGCCGGATAG
- a CDS encoding c-type cytochrome: MRRKWFYLALSALALSALVLAQGRYQIGTPLNEQEVQEWNIRPSILANGIGLPPGQGTVDEGAKVYATHCAGCHGATGEGGAFTRLVSEPFPITKETDSVDFAIGNYWQYATTLFDYTRRAMPFATPGILSNDEVYAVVAYILYQNGVIDESEPMNAQTLPKVQMPARALLELDPGTQKRFPWLKLP, translated from the coding sequence ATGCGGCGCAAGTGGTTCTACCTGGCCCTTTCGGCCCTGGCCCTTTCGGCCCTGGTGCTGGCCCAGGGGCGCTACCAGATCGGCACCCCCCTCAACGAGCAAGAGGTGCAGGAGTGGAACATCCGGCCCTCCATTCTGGCTAATGGCATAGGACTCCCCCCAGGCCAGGGAACCGTAGACGAGGGGGCCAAGGTCTATGCCACCCACTGTGCAGGCTGTCACGGTGCAACCGGTGAGGGCGGGGCCTTTACCCGGTTGGTTTCCGAGCCTTTCCCCATTACCAAAGAAACCGACTCGGTGGACTTTGCCATTGGCAACTACTGGCAGTACGCCACCACCCTCTTCGACTACACCCGCCGAGCCATGCCCTTTGCCACCCCCGGCATCCTGAGCAACGATGAAGTGTATGCGGTGGTGGCCTACATTCTTTACCAGAATGGCGTTATTGACGAAAGCGAGCCCATGAACGCGCAGACCCTGCCCAAGGTGCAGATGCCAGCCCGAGCCCTGCTGGAGCTTGATCCCGGCACCCAGAAGCGCTTCCCCTGGCTCAAGCTCCCCTAG
- the fba gene encoding class II fructose-1,6-bisphosphate aldolase, with translation MPLVLGKDVLDKARREGYAVPSFNTNNLETTQAILETAEALRAPVFIQVSDGARKYAGLENLSNLVRDMASRVSVPVALHLDHGADYKMVLQALRAGFTSVMIDASHHPFEENVHETKKCVEAAHAVGVSVEAELGRLQGIEDNIVVEAKDAFLTDPEEAVRFVEATGIDYLAIAIGTSHGAYKGKGRPYIDHVRLEQIAARVSIPLVLHGSSGVPQWLKDKMRATGADLGDPTGIHDEDVRKAIPNGIAKINIDTDLRLAFTAGIREVVVGNAKEFDPRKLLGKGREYLKQVIKEKFELMGTVGRA, from the coding sequence ATGCCGTTGGTCCTAGGTAAAGACGTCCTCGATAAGGCGCGGCGTGAAGGCTATGCTGTGCCCAGCTTCAACACCAACAACTTAGAGACTACCCAGGCCATCCTCGAGACCGCCGAAGCCCTCAGGGCCCCGGTCTTCATTCAGGTTTCCGACGGTGCCCGCAAGTATGCGGGGCTGGAAAACCTCTCCAACCTGGTGCGCGACATGGCCAGCCGGGTGAGCGTGCCGGTGGCGCTGCACCTTGACCACGGGGCCGACTACAAGATGGTGCTTCAGGCGCTGCGGGCTGGCTTCACCAGCGTGATGATTGACGCCTCGCACCACCCCTTTGAGGAGAACGTACACGAGACTAAAAAGTGCGTGGAGGCCGCCCATGCGGTGGGGGTAAGCGTAGAGGCCGAGCTCGGCCGCTTGCAGGGTATCGAGGATAACATCGTGGTGGAGGCCAAAGATGCTTTCCTCACCGACCCTGAGGAGGCCGTGCGCTTTGTGGAGGCCACCGGCATCGACTACCTGGCCATTGCCATCGGCACTTCGCACGGGGCCTACAAGGGCAAGGGGCGGCCCTACATCGACCATGTCCGGCTCGAGCAGATTGCCGCCCGGGTCTCCATTCCCCTGGTGCTGCACGGCTCTTCTGGTGTGCCGCAGTGGCTCAAGGACAAAATGCGCGCCACCGGGGCCGACCTCGGCGACCCCACCGGCATCCACGACGAAGACGTGCGCAAGGCCATTCCCAACGGCATCGCTAAAATCAACATCGATACCGACCTGCGCCTGGCTTTTACCGCTGGTATCCGCGAGGTGGTGGTGGGTAACGCCAAGGAGTTCGACCCGCGCAAACTGCTGGGCAAGGGCCGCGAGTACCTGAAGCAGGTCATTAAGGAAAAGTTCGAACTGATGGGCACGGTGGGGCGGGCCTAG
- a CDS encoding YqhA family protein produces the protein MSRVEQLIQSVLWQARWVMLIPVVGLLAGAVYFAVQTGIEVWRALGSGSLEKALPMMVSAVDLALLASVLIIFALGLYELFIAEVTRLEGSLNNVLRVRSLSDLKTKLGQVILMILVVKFFEKAQAFSPKVALDYFFFAGAVALLGAALWLVQAEKSGK, from the coding sequence ATGAGTCGTGTTGAGCAGTTGATCCAGAGCGTGCTCTGGCAGGCCCGCTGGGTCATGCTGATACCGGTGGTGGGGCTGCTGGCGGGTGCGGTCTATTTTGCGGTGCAGACCGGGATCGAGGTATGGCGGGCGCTGGGCTCGGGTAGCCTGGAAAAGGCCCTACCCATGATGGTGAGCGCGGTAGATTTGGCTCTCCTGGCCTCGGTGCTGATCATCTTTGCCCTAGGGCTCTACGAACTCTTCATTGCCGAGGTAACCCGGCTCGAGGGTAGCCTGAATAACGTACTGCGGGTACGTAGCCTCAGCGATCTCAAGACCAAGCTGGGCCAGGTCATTCTGATGATTTTGGTGGTGAAGTTCTTCGAAAAAGCCCAGGCGTTTTCGCCCAAGGTGGCGCTGGACTACTTCTTCTTTGCTGGCGCGGTTGCCCTTCTGGGGGCGGCCTTGTGGCTGGTACAGGCCGAAAAATCCGGTAAATAA
- a CDS encoding form I ribulose bisphosphate carboxylase large subunit, whose protein sequence is MALGYAGKSTGKYAKAGVREYREMGYWRPDYEPKETDTLALFRITPQPGVEPEEAAAAVAGESSTATWTVVWTDRLTTLERYQAKAYKVEPVPGNPEQVFAYIAYDLALFEEGSIANMTSSIIGNVFGFKAVKALRLEDLRIPVAYLKTFKGAPHGIPVERDMLNKYGRPILGATVKPKLGLSGRNYGRVVYEALAGGLDFTKDDENINSQAFMRWRDRFLYSQEAVMRAEQVSGERKGHYHNVTAADMEEVLRRAEFAKEIGSIIIMADLTMGYTALQTLSNWCRNNGMILHLHRASHATFTRQKNHGINFRVLAKWMRMLGVDHIHAGTVVGKLEGDPNLTKGYYAILREQYNQYDPVRGIYFDQDWGYLPGVMPVASGGIHAGQMHQLLDLFGDDVVLQFGGGTIGHPMGIAAGATANRVAVEAMVMARNEGRDILVEGPEILRQAAKHSPALAAALEVWKDITFDFTSTDTPDFVPTPTM, encoded by the coding sequence ATGGCACTGGGATACGCAGGTAAAAGCACTGGAAAGTACGCTAAAGCAGGCGTGCGCGAGTACCGCGAGATGGGCTACTGGCGGCCCGACTACGAACCCAAAGAGACCGATACCCTGGCTTTGTTCCGCATCACCCCCCAGCCTGGAGTGGAGCCCGAAGAGGCTGCCGCAGCAGTGGCTGGGGAGTCCAGCACCGCAACCTGGACGGTAGTCTGGACCGATCGCTTGACCACCCTCGAGCGCTACCAGGCCAAGGCCTACAAGGTCGAGCCGGTTCCTGGCAACCCCGAGCAGGTCTTCGCCTACATCGCCTACGACCTGGCCTTGTTTGAGGAGGGTTCCATTGCGAATATGACCTCCTCCATCATCGGCAACGTTTTTGGTTTCAAGGCAGTTAAGGCTTTGCGGCTCGAGGATTTGCGTATTCCGGTGGCCTACCTCAAAACCTTCAAGGGGGCTCCCCACGGTATCCCGGTAGAACGGGATATGCTCAACAAATACGGTCGCCCCATCCTGGGCGCTACGGTCAAACCCAAGCTGGGTCTTTCGGGGCGCAACTACGGGCGGGTGGTCTACGAGGCTTTAGCAGGCGGCCTCGACTTTACCAAAGATGACGAAAACATCAACTCTCAGGCTTTTATGCGCTGGCGCGACCGTTTCTTGTACTCTCAGGAGGCAGTCATGCGGGCCGAACAGGTCTCAGGCGAGCGCAAGGGCCATTACCACAACGTAACCGCTGCGGATATGGAGGAGGTGCTGCGCCGGGCCGAGTTCGCCAAAGAGATAGGCTCCATCATCATCATGGCTGACCTCACCATGGGCTATACGGCCTTGCAGACCCTCTCCAACTGGTGCCGCAACAACGGGATGATCCTGCATCTGCACCGGGCCTCGCACGCCACCTTTACCCGCCAGAAAAACCATGGCATCAATTTTCGGGTGCTGGCCAAATGGATGCGGATGCTGGGTGTAGACCATATCCATGCCGGTACGGTGGTGGGGAAGCTCGAGGGAGATCCCAATCTAACCAAAGGCTATTACGCCATCTTGCGTGAACAGTACAACCAGTACGACCCTGTGCGCGGTATTTACTTCGACCAAGACTGGGGCTATCTGCCGGGCGTTATGCCAGTGGCCTCGGGAGGTATTCATGCAGGCCAGATGCATCAGCTCTTGGATCTTTTCGGCGACGATGTGGTCTTGCAGTTCGGCGGAGGAACCATCGGACACCCCATGGGCATAGCGGCAGGGGCTACAGCCAACCGGGTAGCTGTAGAGGCCATGGTAATGGCGCGCAATGAAGGACGCGACATCCTGGTGGAGGGCCCTGAGATTCTGCGCCAGGCTGCAAAACATTCGCCTGCTCTGGCGGCAGCCCTCGAGGTTTGGAAAGATATCACCTTCGACTTTACCTCTACGGACACCCCCGACTTCGTACCCACACCGACGATGTAA
- a CDS encoding ribulose bisphosphate carboxylase small subunit gives MRIHQGTFSFLPDLTDEQIEKQIAYIIRNGWAVAIEYTDDPNPYNTYWNMWGLPMFDLEDPAGAMYEFKKCREAFPKHYIKVNGYDSSPMWQAQRVSFIAHRPTSEDPGFRLNRLIWSDGRVQKYGLEPYVIDKPEGERY, from the coding sequence ATGCGTATCCACCAAGGTACTTTTTCTTTTCTGCCCGATCTGACCGATGAGCAAATCGAGAAACAAATTGCCTATATCATCCGCAACGGTTGGGCAGTTGCAATCGAATACACGGATGATCCGAACCCCTACAACACCTATTGGAACATGTGGGGCTTGCCCATGTTCGACTTGGAAGACCCCGCAGGGGCTATGTACGAGTTCAAAAAGTGTCGGGAGGCCTTCCCCAAGCACTATATCAAAGTTAATGGTTACGACTCATCGCCCATGTGGCAGGCCCAACGCGTGAGCTTTATAGCTCACCGGCCTACCTCAGAGGATCCCGGCTTCCGCTTGAACCGCCTGATCTGGTCGGATGGTCGTGTACAGAAATATGGCCTCGAGCCTTACGTGATCGATAAGCCAGAAGGCGAGCGGTATTGA
- a CDS encoding cytochrome c: protein MVGYLFSAQTAAAQASPLYAQCQGCHQPTGAGIPGVFPPLAGHVPDILAAKGGREFLIQVLLYGLQGQITVKGAKYQGAMPAYAQLKDEEIAGLLNHISTQWGNKFPAGQQAFTAAEVKAQRAKTMTAAQVLEARNKLGLK from the coding sequence CTGGTAGGCTACCTGTTTAGTGCTCAGACTGCTGCGGCCCAGGCCAGCCCCCTCTATGCCCAGTGCCAGGGCTGCCACCAGCCCACCGGTGCCGGCATCCCGGGGGTCTTTCCACCGCTGGCGGGCCATGTGCCCGATATTCTGGCCGCCAAAGGGGGCCGCGAGTTTCTGATTCAAGTGCTGCTTTACGGCCTGCAAGGCCAGATTACCGTCAAGGGTGCCAAGTACCAGGGCGCTATGCCGGCCTATGCGCAGCTCAAGGACGAAGAGATTGCCGGCCTGCTCAACCACATCTCGACCCAGTGGGGCAACAAGTTTCCTGCAGGCCAGCAAGCCTTCACCGCTGCCGAGGTTAAGGCCCAGCGGGCCAAGACCATGACCGCGGCGCAGGTGCTCGAAGCCCGCAACAAGCTCGGTCTCAAGTAG
- a CDS encoding Rieske 2Fe-2S domain-containing protein: MDRRNFLDLLARGTSLGLLLKFSPLGMLEFVRAQSSANPFPKALLVDKAGNPFKLSSLKPHEPFVFAYPFAATPNILVNVDAELAPVDVKMPDGKNYRWTGGVGPRKSVVAYTSICPHAYSYAAPNLGAMGYYKPEGNRGARMVCCSHLSAFDVTKGGEVKGGPAPHALAAVVLEYDPAKDEAYATGFLGNPQFDEFFRAQAQNLRDLFRTTARAREEVAKATVLPYAEHTKVPTSCPVLG, encoded by the coding sequence ATGGACCGTCGCAACTTTCTTGATTTACTAGCCAGAGGCACCTCGCTGGGCCTTTTGCTCAAGTTCTCGCCGCTGGGGATGCTCGAGTTCGTCCGGGCCCAAAGCAGCGCCAACCCCTTCCCCAAGGCGCTTTTGGTAGACAAAGCCGGCAACCCCTTCAAACTGAGCAGCCTGAAGCCCCACGAGCCTTTTGTGTTCGCCTACCCCTTCGCGGCCACCCCCAACATCCTGGTCAATGTGGACGCTGAGCTCGCGCCGGTAGACGTTAAAATGCCCGACGGCAAAAACTACCGCTGGACGGGCGGGGTGGGGCCGCGCAAGAGCGTGGTAGCCTACACCAGCATCTGCCCCCACGCCTACAGCTACGCTGCCCCCAACCTGGGGGCCATGGGCTACTACAAACCCGAGGGAAACCGGGGGGCCCGCATGGTCTGCTGCTCGCACCTTTCAGCCTTTGATGTGACCAAAGGCGGCGAGGTGAAGGGCGGGCCGGCTCCCCATGCTCTGGCGGCGGTGGTCCTCGAGTACGACCCTGCCAAGGACGAAGCCTACGCCACAGGCTTCCTGGGCAACCCCCAGTTCGACGAGTTCTTCCGGGCCCAGGCCCAGAACCTGCGTGACCTGTTCCGCACCACCGCCCGGGCCCGCGAGGAAGTGGCCAAAGCCACCGTTCTCCCCTACGCCGAGCACACCAAAGTGCCCACCAGCTGTCCGGTGCTGGGATAA
- a CDS encoding cytochrome c biogenesis CcdA family protein: protein MTLSLPIAFLAGILSFLSPCVLPLVPTYLLYLGGQQGRPLRNAVFFVLGFSAIFFLLGLPFTLLGGLLFEHRDLLGRIGGGVLILLGLYMLGLKPKWGVNLRYEGPTDRPWGAFVLGIVLGLGWTPCIGPILGGILTLTATGGGVHLLVAYILGLAVPFLLVAFFAERARAFLKRASRLSHAVEIVAGVVLIAVGLLLLTGTYTQLNSFFLKITPEWLQERL, encoded by the coding sequence ATGACTCTGAGCCTTCCCATCGCGTTTCTGGCAGGCATCCTCTCCTTCCTATCGCCCTGCGTGCTTCCTCTGGTGCCTACCTATTTGCTATACCTGGGGGGCCAGCAGGGTCGCCCTTTGCGCAATGCGGTTTTCTTTGTGCTGGGCTTTTCAGCCATCTTCTTCTTGCTGGGATTGCCCTTCACCCTGCTGGGTGGACTGCTCTTTGAGCATCGCGATCTGCTGGGCCGCATTGGGGGTGGGGTGCTGATTCTGCTGGGGCTTTATATGCTGGGCCTCAAGCCCAAGTGGGGCGTGAACCTGCGTTACGAAGGCCCTACCGACCGCCCCTGGGGGGCTTTTGTGCTGGGCATCGTGCTGGGGCTGGGCTGGACGCCCTGCATCGGCCCCATTCTGGGGGGCATCCTAACCCTTACCGCAACCGGTGGAGGGGTGCACCTGCTGGTGGCCTACATCCTGGGGCTGGCCGTGCCCTTCTTGCTGGTGGCCTTTTTTGCCGAACGGGCTCGAGCCTTCCTCAAGCGCGCATCCAGGCTTTCCCACGCGGTGGAGATTGTGGCCGGGGTGGTGCTGATTGCGGTAGGACTTCTCTTACTCACCGGCACCTACACCCAGCTCAATAGCTTCTTCCTGAAAATTACCCCTGAGTGGCTGCAAGAGCGGCTGTGA
- a CDS encoding metal-sensitive transcriptional regulator gives MTPGKPKLDGTFTDPETLEGILRRLKRIEGQVRGLQRMAEKGRPFDELLDQIQATRKAMDSVASVVLEEYLNAWETQAAAGDTELSKGQIAMILRKII, from the coding sequence ATGACCCCGGGAAAACCCAAGCTAGATGGCACCTTCACCGACCCCGAAACCCTGGAGGGGATTCTCCGGCGCCTCAAGCGCATCGAGGGCCAGGTGCGGGGCCTGCAACGCATGGCCGAGAAGGGGCGGCCCTTTGATGAACTTTTAGATCAGATTCAGGCCACCCGCAAAGCCATGGACTCGGTGGCCAGCGTGGTGCTGGAAGAGTACCTGAACGCCTGGGAGACCCAGGCCGCTGCAGGCGATACGGAGCTAAGCAAGGGCCAGATTGCCATGATTCTGCGTAAGATCATCTGA